Proteins encoded together in one Candidatus Eremiobacterota bacterium window:
- a CDS encoding tetratricopeptide repeat protein, protein MKKLAVIVLILVLVAQCAMAQGNEQDLKKLNEKAQSLVREGNYGGAEEVQRQAVALAEKIYGPSAVQAAAQLQALSPILRQRSLFDEALRSLMKAMEIKEKALGRSHPEVAQNLMMQADLLRVTGKYREMEPLYQRALQIRKAALGGQHPDVASLHMNLADLYKLLARYEEAERQIREAIAIREKAFSGGAHPEVISAYGALADVVRIEGKYQEQERLLREILAKREKQYGPGHPDVASAASSLADYLRSRGDLKEAESLMRRALSIREQTAGKESPETASSCTALAGLMKSMGNYGAAYELLSRAKSIREKLSSPEGLDVAPVLMALTDLYRTQGKYAEATQAASGALAIQRHVLGSHPDVAGTLMILSDLSKSQGNFADAGSYLKEALAIREKVLGRDNLETAAAFQAMAQLMRQEGKFTESADFFTEVVAIRKKVLGAHPETASALNGMAEVYRSAGKYREATEKMKECLTIREKVFGEVHPEVASNLLAIADLMKGQGMFQGCPELITRAVAIREKIYGRSHPETLRARESLMDYYRKVGNFREADVLDDLIRRDRKREP, encoded by the coding sequence ATGAAAAAACTTGCCGTCATCGTTCTTATTCTGGTCCTTGTGGCGCAATGCGCCATGGCGCAGGGCAATGAGCAGGATCTGAAAAAACTCAACGAAAAGGCCCAGTCCCTCGTGAGGGAGGGCAATTACGGCGGCGCCGAGGAGGTCCAGCGCCAGGCTGTTGCCCTGGCGGAAAAAATATACGGGCCTTCGGCGGTCCAGGCTGCAGCTCAGCTTCAGGCACTCTCACCGATCCTCAGGCAGCGCTCCCTCTTTGATGAAGCCCTCCGCTCCCTGATGAAGGCCATGGAGATCAAGGAGAAGGCCCTGGGACGCAGCCACCCGGAAGTGGCCCAGAACCTTATGATGCAGGCTGACCTGCTGAGAGTGACGGGAAAATACCGCGAGATGGAGCCTCTTTACCAGAGAGCCCTCCAGATAAGAAAAGCCGCCCTGGGAGGCCAGCATCCCGACGTGGCCTCGCTCCACATGAACCTTGCCGACCTCTATAAGCTCCTGGCCCGTTACGAGGAGGCGGAGCGCCAGATAAGGGAGGCCATTGCCATAAGGGAGAAGGCCTTCAGCGGGGGGGCTCATCCCGAGGTGATTTCCGCGTACGGAGCCCTTGCGGACGTGGTGCGCATCGAGGGGAAATACCAGGAGCAGGAAAGGCTCCTGAGGGAGATCCTTGCAAAAAGGGAAAAGCAGTATGGCCCCGGCCATCCCGACGTGGCTTCGGCGGCTTCGTCGCTTGCCGACTACCTGCGGTCGCGGGGGGACCTGAAAGAGGCCGAGTCCCTCATGAGAAGGGCCCTGTCCATAAGGGAGCAGACCGCGGGAAAAGAGAGCCCCGAGACGGCTTCATCCTGTACCGCCCTCGCGGGCCTTATGAAAAGCATGGGAAATTACGGCGCTGCCTATGAGCTTCTTTCCCGGGCGAAATCCATCAGGGAGAAGCTTTCCAGCCCTGAAGGGCTTGACGTGGCGCCCGTACTGATGGCGCTCACGGACCTTTACCGAACCCAGGGGAAATACGCCGAGGCAACACAGGCGGCATCAGGTGCCCTTGCCATCCAGCGCCATGTCCTGGGCTCTCACCCCGACGTGGCGGGAACCCTCATGATCCTCTCGGACCTCTCAAAAAGCCAGGGGAACTTTGCCGATGCCGGGTCTTATCTCAAGGAGGCACTCGCCATAAGGGAAAAGGTCCTGGGCCGTGATAATCTTGAGACGGCTGCAGCATTCCAGGCAATGGCGCAGCTTATGAGGCAGGAGGGGAAGTTCACGGAGAGCGCGGATTTTTTCACCGAGGTTGTCGCCATAAGGAAGAAAGTCCTGGGTGCCCACCCCGAGACGGCATCGGCACTGAACGGCATGGCAGAAGTTTACCGGTCTGCGGGAAAATACCGCGAAGCCACGGAAAAGATGAAGGAGTGCCTCACCATCAGGGAAAAAGTTTTCGGCGAAGTCCATCCTGAAGTGGCTTCGAATCTTCTGGCTATCGCTGACCTCATGAAGGGGCAGGGCATGTTCCAGGGATGCCCGGAGCTGATCACAAGGGCGGTGGCCATAAGGGAGAAGATCTACGGCAGGAGCCATCCCGAGACTCTCAGGGCCCGCGAAAGCCTCATGGACTATTACCGCAAGGTGGGCAATTTCAGGGAGGCCGATGTGCTTGACGACCTCATAAGAAGGGACAGAAAGAGGGAGCCGTAA
- a CDS encoding ATP-binding protein, with protein MKKSRFLPLKSLRVHEKRKNLKECPEELDLLKRGLEEVFRERLRLKSLIEKCKETFEHAPVSLLCLDRKGIIRKANSTASQLLKMKKSALIDRDFGGFICPEYHEAYEQHLKKARYDGERAVCSVLLITGDGSNCHATVDIMCVEEHESDLCFRMFITEAAPRSFAAPLPTEGEKKYRNLFENSPISLWEEDFSRIKQALEELRSTGVRDFRAWFDVHPESVLELASLVKIIDVNEKTLELYKAKNKKEFQKNLAIFFCLESYDEVKEELIAIAEGKTEFEKETVNQTLEGEKLHIYLRWTAVPGYEESLAKVIICIVDITSQKLAARRLESTRKEFLSFLTHDLKSPLASIMAYTQLIGRLVEDRPDVRKNVAIVKNVGNLMLNIINNVLEAEQIESERITYLREPMALMDVFNELLETFEGLANLKNIAISACCDRRLMVFIDRNRIIRVFHNLIINALHHTLEGGRIEISTVPSGDDKSVILRVSDTGTGIKPEIKERIFEKFVGSPGGSRGTGLGLYIVRSFLQGHGSTIEMESTPGRGTVFSFTLPIAAYASCRP; from the coding sequence TTGAAGAAAAGCCGCTTTTTGCCATTGAAGTCCCTCAGGGTGCATGAAAAGAGGAAAAACCTTAAGGAGTGCCCGGAAGAGCTTGATTTGCTCAAACGGGGCCTCGAGGAAGTCTTCCGCGAGAGGCTCCGCCTGAAAAGCCTCATTGAGAAATGCAAAGAGACCTTCGAGCACGCCCCTGTGAGCCTTCTTTGCCTCGACAGGAAAGGCATCATAAGGAAGGCAAACAGCACTGCCTCTCAGCTCCTCAAGATGAAGAAAAGCGCTCTTATTGACAGGGATTTTGGCGGCTTCATATGCCCGGAATACCACGAAGCCTATGAGCAGCACCTGAAGAAAGCCCGTTATGACGGGGAAAGAGCGGTATGCAGCGTTCTGCTCATCACCGGCGACGGGAGCAATTGTCATGCGACAGTGGATATCATGTGTGTTGAGGAGCATGAAAGCGACCTTTGCTTTAGAATGTTCATCACCGAGGCCGCTCCCCGTTCCTTTGCCGCCCCTCTCCCCACGGAGGGGGAAAAGAAATACCGGAACCTCTTTGAGAATTCCCCCATCTCCCTCTGGGAGGAGGACTTCTCAAGGATCAAGCAGGCTCTTGAGGAGCTGCGCTCCACGGGGGTGAGAGATTTCAGGGCCTGGTTTGACGTCCACCCCGAATCGGTCCTCGAGCTTGCGTCGCTCGTGAAGATAATCGACGTGAACGAGAAGACCCTGGAGCTCTACAAGGCAAAGAACAAGAAGGAGTTCCAGAAAAACCTGGCCATATTCTTCTGCCTTGAAAGCTACGACGAGGTGAAGGAAGAGCTTATCGCCATAGCAGAGGGAAAGACCGAGTTCGAGAAGGAGACGGTCAACCAGACCCTGGAAGGCGAGAAGCTCCACATTTACCTCCGGTGGACCGCCGTGCCGGGCTATGAGGAATCCCTTGCCAAGGTCATCATCTGCATAGTGGATATCACGTCCCAGAAGCTTGCCGCCAGGAGGCTCGAGAGTACCAGGAAGGAGTTCCTTTCTTTTCTTACCCACGATCTCAAGAGCCCCCTCGCCTCGATTATGGCCTATACCCAGCTCATAGGAAGGCTTGTGGAGGACAGGCCCGACGTGAGGAAGAACGTGGCCATCGTCAAAAACGTGGGAAATCTCATGCTGAATATTATAAATAATGTCCTGGAAGCGGAGCAGATAGAGTCAGAGCGCATTACCTACCTGCGGGAGCCCATGGCTCTCATGGATGTTTTCAACGAGCTCCTCGAGACCTTTGAAGGCCTGGCGAACCTCAAGAATATAGCCATCTCCGCCTGCTGCGACCGCAGGCTCATGGTCTTCATCGACAGGAACAGGATCATAAGGGTATTTCACAACCTCATCATCAATGCCCTTCACCACACTCTCGAGGGCGGCCGCATCGAAATAAGCACCGTTCCCTCAGGTGACGACAAGAGTGTGATCCTTCGGGTTTCGGACACAGGGACCGGCATCAAGCCCGAGATAAAAGAGCGGATCTTCGAGAAGTTCGTGGGATCTCCCGGCGGAAGCAGGGGCACAGGACTGGGCCTCTACATTGTCAGGAGCTTCCTGCAAGGCCATGGATCCACGATAGAAATGGAAAGCACGCCGGGGAGGGGCACCGTCTTCTCTTTCACGCTCCCCATTGCGGCCTATGCTTCATGCCGCCCGTGA